One genomic segment of Paraburkholderia caffeinilytica includes these proteins:
- a CDS encoding cell division protein FtsQ/DivIB, whose product MWNNVRQLNLAANALHALLVLVLLAAGGYWLIQRPSFALREIQIDGDTEHINSPTVRAGVVGRLKGNFFTVDLDVARQAFEQMPWVRHASVRRVWPNALAVTLEEYKPLGTWGSDQLVSVDGELFTANQGELEEELPAFDGPDGTAKEVVARYGDFKKWFAPLGATPEEVTLSPRYAWTVKLSNGMQVELGRERNQDTLLDRSRRLTAAWNAVTQRWGKDIEYADLRYPNGFAVRAAGMRFISEPDKGKK is encoded by the coding sequence ATGTGGAACAACGTTCGCCAGCTCAATCTTGCCGCCAACGCATTGCATGCGTTGCTGGTGCTCGTGCTGCTGGCGGCTGGCGGTTACTGGTTGATCCAGCGTCCGAGTTTCGCATTGCGCGAAATTCAGATCGACGGCGACACCGAGCACATCAATTCGCCGACGGTGCGCGCCGGCGTAGTAGGGCGCTTGAAGGGTAATTTTTTCACGGTGGATCTCGACGTCGCGCGGCAGGCGTTCGAGCAGATGCCGTGGGTGCGTCACGCAAGCGTAAGGCGGGTTTGGCCGAATGCATTGGCTGTCACGCTTGAAGAGTACAAACCGCTTGGAACGTGGGGCAGCGATCAGCTGGTGAGCGTGGACGGCGAATTGTTCACCGCGAACCAGGGCGAGCTCGAAGAAGAACTGCCCGCCTTCGACGGCCCGGACGGCACGGCAAAAGAAGTCGTCGCGCGTTATGGCGACTTCAAGAAGTGGTTTGCGCCGCTGGGCGCGACACCCGAAGAAGTCACGCTGTCGCCGCGTTACGCGTGGACGGTGAAGCTGTCGAACGGCATGCAGGTGGAGCTTGGGCGCGAACGCAATCAGGACACCCTGCTCGATCGGAGCAGGCGCCTGACCGCGGCGTGGAACGCGGTGACGCAACGTTGGGGAAAGGATATCGAGTATGCGGACTTGCGCTATCCGAACGGTTTCGCGGTTCGTGCCGCTGGCATGCGCTTTATCAGCGAACCCGACAAGGGCAAGAAGTAA
- a CDS encoding D-alanine--D-alanine ligase → MSGIDPKQFGKVAVLLGGDSAEREVSLNSGRLVLQGLRDAGIDAHPFDPAERPLAALKDEGFVRAFNALHGGYGENGQIQGALDFYGIRYTGSGVLGSALGLDKFRTKLVWQQLGIPTPPFEAVLRGDDYEARAKDLVARLGLPLFVKPASEGSSVAVIKVKSADALPAALLEAVKYDKIVVVEKSIEGGGEYTACIAGDLDLPVIRIVPAGEFYDYHAKYIANDTQYLIPCGLAAEEESRLKVLARRAFDVLGCTDWGRADFMLDADGNPYFLEVNTAPGMTDHSLPPKAARAVGISYQELVVGVLALTLKD, encoded by the coding sequence ATGAGCGGCATCGATCCTAAACAATTCGGCAAAGTGGCAGTGCTGCTCGGTGGGGATTCCGCCGAGCGCGAGGTGTCGCTCAATTCCGGGCGCCTCGTACTGCAAGGCCTGCGCGACGCCGGTATCGACGCGCATCCATTCGATCCGGCCGAGCGTCCGCTCGCCGCATTGAAGGACGAAGGCTTTGTGCGTGCGTTCAACGCGCTGCACGGAGGCTATGGCGAGAACGGCCAGATTCAGGGTGCGCTCGACTTCTACGGCATTCGTTACACGGGTAGTGGCGTGCTTGGCTCGGCGCTCGGTCTGGACAAGTTCCGCACCAAGCTCGTGTGGCAGCAACTCGGCATTCCGACGCCGCCGTTCGAGGCCGTGCTGCGCGGCGACGACTACGAAGCGCGTGCGAAAGACCTCGTCGCCAGGCTCGGCTTGCCGCTGTTCGTGAAGCCGGCCAGCGAAGGCTCGAGCGTCGCGGTGATCAAGGTGAAAAGCGCCGACGCATTGCCGGCAGCGCTGCTCGAAGCGGTCAAGTACGACAAGATCGTCGTCGTGGAAAAGAGCATCGAAGGCGGCGGCGAATACACGGCATGCATCGCCGGCGATCTGGATCTGCCGGTGATCCGCATCGTGCCGGCTGGCGAGTTCTACGACTACCACGCGAAGTACATCGCGAACGACACGCAGTATCTGATTCCGTGCGGTCTGGCGGCTGAAGAAGAGTCACGCCTGAAAGTGCTGGCGCGCCGCGCGTTCGACGTACTTGGCTGCACCGATTGGGGCCGCGCCGATTTCATGCTGGATGCGGATGGCAACCCGTACTTCCTCGAAGTGAACACGGCGCCTGGCATGACCGATCACTCGCTGCCGCCGAAAGCGGCGCGTGCGGTGGGCATCAGCTATCAGGAACTGGTTGTCGGCGTGTTGGCGTTGACGCTCAAGGACTAA
- a CDS encoding peroxiredoxin, which translates to MIQVGEKLPDATLFEFVEDAREGCTLGPNSFDVRKQTAGKRVVIFGLPGAFTPTCSAKHVPGYVEHAEQLRALGIDEIWCVSVNDAFVMGAWGRDQHASGKVRMMADGSAAFTRALGLEQDLSARGMGIRSQRYAMVVDDGVVKTLNVEAAGKFEVSDAGSILATLS; encoded by the coding sequence ATGATTCAAGTAGGCGAAAAGCTGCCCGACGCGACGCTCTTCGAGTTTGTCGAAGACGCGCGGGAGGGTTGCACGCTGGGGCCCAACAGCTTCGACGTGCGCAAGCAGACGGCGGGTAAGCGCGTGGTGATCTTCGGGTTGCCGGGTGCGTTCACGCCGACCTGTTCAGCCAAACATGTACCGGGTTACGTCGAACACGCCGAGCAGTTGCGCGCGCTCGGCATCGACGAGATCTGGTGCGTGTCCGTCAACGACGCGTTCGTAATGGGCGCGTGGGGACGCGATCAGCACGCCTCGGGCAAGGTGCGCATGATGGCGGATGGCAGTGCGGCTTTCACGCGGGCGCTCGGTCTCGAGCAGGATTTGTCGGCGCGCGGCATGGGAATCCGTTCCCAGCGCTACGCGATGGTTGTCGACGACGGCGTGGTCAAGACGTTGAACGTCGAGGCTGCCGGCAAATTCGAAGTCAGCGATGCAGGGAGTATCCTCGCTACGTTGAGCTAG
- the murG gene encoding undecaprenyldiphospho-muramoylpentapeptide beta-N-acetylglucosaminyltransferase, whose product MTALPQRTLMVMAGGTGGHVFPGLAVAHLMQAWGWKVVWLGNPAGMEATLVPKHGIPMEYVRFGGLRGKGMKTKLMLPLNLLRACSQSLSVLRRVKPDVVLGMGGYITFPAGLMTALSGRPLVLHEQNSIAGLANKVLAKVAKRVLVAFPNALPHGEWTGNPIRAELARAIAPKARYAERSGPLNVLVVGGSLGAAALNEVVPRAVARLAPNERPRIVHQAGAKHIEALRENYAAAGLQAGADVELVPFIDDMTSAYSNADLVICRSGAMTVSEISAVGVAAFFVPFPFAVDDHQTTNAAFLADNGAALVVQQRDLSAEMLADWLHSQTRETLAEMAERSRSLAKPDATEQVAQICATVAGSISGASPEGKQ is encoded by the coding sequence ATGACGGCTCTCCCGCAACGCACGCTGATGGTGATGGCCGGTGGCACCGGAGGACACGTGTTCCCTGGGCTCGCGGTCGCGCATCTGATGCAGGCGTGGGGCTGGAAGGTCGTATGGCTCGGCAATCCGGCGGGCATGGAAGCCACGCTGGTGCCGAAGCACGGCATCCCGATGGAATACGTGCGCTTCGGCGGACTGCGCGGCAAGGGCATGAAGACCAAGCTGATGTTGCCGCTGAATCTGCTGCGCGCCTGCTCGCAAAGCTTGAGCGTGCTGCGTCGCGTGAAGCCGGACGTCGTGCTTGGCATGGGCGGTTACATCACATTCCCGGCGGGTTTGATGACGGCGCTGAGTGGCCGTCCGCTGGTGCTGCATGAACAGAATTCGATTGCGGGTCTGGCCAACAAGGTGCTCGCGAAAGTCGCGAAACGCGTGCTGGTCGCATTTCCGAACGCGCTGCCGCACGGCGAATGGACCGGAAACCCGATTCGTGCGGAACTTGCGCGCGCAATTGCACCCAAAGCACGCTACGCAGAACGCAGCGGTCCGTTGAATGTGCTGGTGGTGGGCGGCAGTCTGGGCGCGGCGGCGTTGAATGAAGTGGTGCCCCGCGCGGTTGCGCGGCTGGCGCCGAATGAACGTCCGCGCATCGTGCATCAGGCGGGCGCAAAGCATATCGAAGCGCTGCGTGAGAACTATGCGGCAGCGGGCCTGCAGGCTGGCGCCGATGTAGAACTCGTGCCCTTCATCGACGACATGACGAGCGCGTACTCGAACGCGGATCTGGTGATCTGCCGCTCGGGTGCGATGACCGTTTCGGAGATTTCAGCAGTAGGGGTGGCGGCATTCTTCGTGCCGTTCCCATTTGCAGTAGACGATCACCAAACCACTAATGCAGCGTTCCTCGCCGATAACGGCGCGGCGCTGGTCGTGCAGCAACGCGATCTGTCGGCGGAAATGCTCGCCGACTGGTTGCACAGCCAGACCCGGGAGACCCTCGCGGAGATGGCAGAGCGTTCGCGCTCGCTCGCGAAACCCGACGCCACGGAACAGGTCGCGCAGATTTGCGCGACTGTGGCGGGTTCGATTTCGGGCGCGAGCCCAGAAGGAAAGCAATGA
- the ftsW gene encoding putative lipid II flippase FtsW, which yields MSWSERFGSRLAGSRAGNGDAGGTGRTAGRTGGSGLASAVNGVRPLRSRMLDYDHSLLWVVVALLGLGVVMVYSASIAMPDSPKYASYRDYAFLVRQIIFVVMGSVIGVVSFRIPISTWDKYAPKLFLISLAALVIVLIPHVGKGVNGARRWIPLGITNMQPSEIMKLAVTIYAANYTVRKQEYMHSFAKGFLPMAVAVGLVGALLLLEPDMGAFMVIAAIAMGVLFLGGVNGKLFGGLVATAVGTFSLLVWASPWRRERIFAYLDPWDDRYAQGKAYQLTHSLIAFGRGEWFGVGLGGSVEKLNYLPEAHTDFILAVIGEELGFVGVLVVILMFYWIVRRSFEIGRQALALDRTFAGLVAKGVGIWFGAQTFINMGVNLGLLPTKGLTLPLVSYGGSGIVLNCVAVAVLMRVDYENRVLMRGGKV from the coding sequence ATGAGCTGGTCGGAACGCTTCGGTTCGCGCCTCGCCGGCTCCCGTGCCGGCAATGGCGATGCGGGCGGCACGGGCCGCACCGCCGGCCGTACCGGCGGCAGCGGTCTCGCGAGCGCCGTGAACGGCGTGCGTCCGCTGCGTTCGCGGATGCTCGACTACGATCACTCGCTGCTGTGGGTGGTCGTCGCGTTGCTGGGGCTCGGTGTCGTGATGGTGTATTCGGCGTCGATCGCCATGCCCGATTCGCCGAAGTATGCGTCGTACCGCGACTACGCTTTCCTCGTGCGTCAGATCATTTTCGTGGTGATGGGCTCGGTGATCGGCGTCGTCTCGTTCCGCATTCCGATCTCGACGTGGGACAAGTACGCGCCGAAGCTCTTCCTGATCTCGCTGGCCGCGCTCGTGATCGTGCTGATTCCGCACGTCGGCAAGGGCGTGAACGGTGCGCGTCGCTGGATTCCGCTAGGCATCACGAACATGCAGCCGTCGGAAATCATGAAGCTGGCCGTGACGATTTACGCGGCGAACTACACGGTGCGCAAGCAGGAATACATGCACAGCTTCGCCAAGGGCTTTCTGCCGATGGCGGTGGCGGTGGGGCTGGTCGGCGCGTTGCTGCTGCTCGAACCGGACATGGGCGCGTTCATGGTGATCGCCGCGATCGCGATGGGCGTGCTGTTCCTCGGCGGCGTGAACGGCAAGCTGTTCGGCGGCCTGGTGGCGACTGCGGTCGGCACGTTCAGTTTGCTGGTGTGGGCGTCGCCATGGCGTCGCGAGCGGATTTTCGCCTACCTCGATCCATGGGACGACCGTTACGCGCAAGGCAAGGCCTATCAATTGACGCACTCGCTGATCGCTTTCGGGCGCGGCGAATGGTTTGGCGTGGGCTTGGGCGGCAGTGTCGAGAAGCTGAACTACCTGCCGGAAGCGCATACCGACTTCATTCTCGCGGTGATCGGCGAGGAACTGGGTTTTGTCGGCGTGCTGGTCGTGATCCTGATGTTCTACTGGATCGTGCGCCGCTCGTTCGAGATCGGCCGTCAGGCGCTCGCACTTGATCGCACGTTCGCGGGGCTGGTCGCGAAGGGCGTCGGCATCTGGTTCGGCGCGCAGACCTTTATCAACATGGGCGTGAACCTCGGCCTGCTGCCGACCAAAGGTCTCACGTTGCCGCTCGTCAGCTACGGCGGCTCGGGCATCGTGCTGAACTGCGTGGCGGTGGCGGTGTTGATGCGTGTGGATTACGAGAACCGGGTGTTGATGCGTGGAGGGAAGGTATGA
- the ftsA gene encoding cell division protein FtsA has protein sequence MSKDYKDLLVALDIGTSKVVAIVAELKGEGHYEVIGLGQSESKGLKKGVVVNIEATVQSIQRALEEAELMADCKITNVFTGIAGSHIRSFNSSGMVAIKEKEVTQTDVARVIETAKAINIPTDQQVLHILTQEFIIDGQEDVREPIGMSGIRLEVKVHIVTGAVSAAQNIVKCVRRCGLEVNDLILQPLASSLAVLTEDEKELGVVLVDIGGGTTDIAIFSEGAIRHTAVIPIAGDQITSDIAMALRTPTPDAEDIKVDYGIAKQALADPDEMIEVPGLGERGPRTLSRQALAAVVEPRVEELFSLVQQVVRESGYEELLSSGVVLTGGASMMLGMVELGEDIFLKPVRIGVPEYAGGLADVVRNPRYSTAMGLLVEGRSQRMRGRKVAVQSGSMGQVFTRMKDWFLGNF, from the coding sequence ATGAGTAAAGACTATAAAGATCTGCTGGTCGCCCTCGACATTGGGACGTCGAAGGTAGTGGCTATCGTCGCCGAGTTGAAGGGCGAGGGTCACTACGAGGTGATCGGCCTCGGCCAGAGCGAATCGAAGGGGCTCAAGAAGGGCGTGGTGGTGAACATCGAAGCCACCGTGCAGTCCATTCAGCGCGCGCTCGAGGAAGCCGAGCTGATGGCCGACTGCAAGATCACGAACGTCTTCACCGGGATCGCCGGCAGCCATATCCGCAGCTTCAATTCGAGCGGCATGGTGGCGATCAAGGAAAAGGAAGTCACGCAGACGGACGTTGCGCGCGTGATCGAGACGGCGAAGGCGATCAACATTCCGACCGATCAGCAGGTGCTGCACATCCTGACGCAGGAATTCATCATCGACGGCCAGGAAGACGTGCGCGAGCCGATCGGCATGAGCGGCATCCGGCTGGAAGTGAAGGTGCATATCGTCACCGGCGCGGTGAGCGCGGCGCAGAACATTGTGAAGTGCGTGCGCCGCTGCGGGCTCGAAGTGAACGATCTGATCCTGCAGCCGCTGGCTTCGTCGCTGGCGGTGCTCACGGAAGACGAAAAAGAACTCGGCGTGGTGCTGGTCGATATCGGCGGCGGCACGACCGACATTGCGATTTTCAGCGAAGGCGCGATTCGTCACACGGCGGTGATTCCGATCGCCGGCGACCAGATTACGAGCGACATCGCGATGGCCTTGCGCACGCCGACGCCGGACGCCGAAGACATCAAGGTCGACTACGGCATTGCGAAGCAGGCCTTGGCCGATCCGGACGAAATGATCGAAGTGCCGGGTCTCGGCGAGCGCGGGCCGCGCACGTTGTCGCGCCAGGCGCTGGCGGCGGTGGTCGAACCGCGTGTCGAAGAACTGTTTTCGCTCGTGCAGCAAGTCGTGCGCGAGTCGGGCTATGAGGAACTGCTGAGCTCCGGCGTGGTGCTGACCGGCGGCGCGTCGATGATGCTCGGCATGGTCGAACTCGGTGAGGACATTTTCCTGAAGCCGGTGCGCATTGGCGTGCCGGAATACGCGGGCGGCCTTGCGGACGTCGTGCGTAACCCGCGTTATTCGACGGCGATGGGTCTGCTCGTCGAAGGACGCTCGCAAAGAATGCGCGGCCGCAAGGTCGCGGTGCAGTCGGGGTCGATGGGCCAGGTCTTCACGCGAATGAAAGACTGGTTCCTCGGCAACTTCTAA
- the murC gene encoding UDP-N-acetylmuramate--L-alanine ligase translates to MKHIVKHIHFVGIGGVGMSGIAEVLVNLGYQVSGSDLSGNAITDRLAALGARIAIGHAAENIEGANAVVVSTAVRSDNPEVLAARHRRIPIVPRAVMLAELMRLKQGIAIAGTHGKTTTTSLVASVLAAGGLDPTFVIGGRLISAGANARLGTGDFIVAEADESDASFLNLFPVIEVITNIDADHMDTYGHDFARLKQAFIEFTHRLPFYGIAVLCVDDPNVKEILPFVSKPIIRYGFAPDAQVRAVNVEARGGKMHFTAMREDAAPIDIVLNLPGEHNVQNALAAIAIATELEVKDADIQRALADFNGVGRRFQRYGEVPVVSEGKPAGAYTLVDDYGHHPVEMAATVAAARGAFPGRRLVLAFQPHRFTRTRDCFEDFVKVLSTVDALVLTEVYSAGEAPIVAADGRALARALRVAGKVEPVFVDTVDEVPDALSTVVRDGDVVITMGAGSIGGVPGRLAQETKV, encoded by the coding sequence ATGAAACACATCGTCAAACATATTCACTTTGTCGGCATCGGCGGTGTCGGCATGAGCGGCATCGCGGAGGTGCTGGTCAACCTCGGCTATCAGGTGAGCGGCTCGGATCTGTCGGGCAACGCGATCACCGATCGCCTCGCCGCACTCGGCGCGCGGATCGCGATCGGCCACGCGGCGGAGAACATCGAAGGCGCGAACGCCGTGGTTGTTTCCACGGCGGTGCGCAGCGACAACCCGGAAGTGCTGGCCGCGCGTCATCGCCGCATTCCGATCGTGCCGCGCGCGGTGATGCTGGCGGAACTGATGCGCCTGAAGCAGGGCATCGCGATTGCCGGCACGCACGGCAAGACCACGACCACTTCGCTGGTGGCGAGCGTGCTGGCGGCGGGCGGGCTCGACCCGACCTTCGTGATCGGCGGGCGCCTGATCAGCGCGGGCGCGAATGCGCGTCTGGGCACGGGCGACTTCATCGTCGCCGAAGCGGACGAGTCGGATGCGTCGTTCCTGAACCTGTTCCCGGTGATCGAAGTCATCACGAACATCGACGCCGATCACATGGACACCTACGGCCACGATTTCGCGCGGCTCAAGCAGGCGTTCATCGAGTTCACGCACCGTCTGCCGTTTTATGGCATCGCTGTGCTGTGCGTCGACGATCCGAACGTGAAGGAGATCCTGCCGTTCGTGTCGAAGCCGATCATCCGCTACGGTTTTGCGCCGGACGCACAGGTGCGCGCGGTCAACGTCGAAGCGCGCGGCGGCAAGATGCATTTCACGGCGATGCGCGAAGACGCGGCGCCGATCGACATCGTCTTGAACCTGCCGGGCGAGCACAACGTGCAGAACGCTTTGGCCGCAATTGCAATTGCGACTGAACTTGAAGTGAAAGATGCCGATATCCAGCGAGCGCTGGCGGATTTCAACGGCGTGGGCCGGCGCTTTCAACGCTACGGCGAAGTACCGGTCGTGTCGGAAGGCAAACCTGCCGGCGCGTACACGCTGGTCGACGACTACGGTCATCACCCGGTTGAAATGGCGGCTACGGTCGCGGCGGCGCGCGGTGCGTTTCCGGGGCGGCGTCTGGTGCTGGCCTTCCAGCCGCACCGCTTCACGCGTACGCGCGATTGTTTCGAAGACTTTGTGAAAGTGCTGTCGACCGTCGACGCGCTCGTGCTGACCGAAGTCTATTCGGCCGGCGAAGCGCCGATCGTCGCTGCGGACGGCCGTGCTCTCGCGCGTGCGCTGCGCGTGGCGGGCAAGGTCGAGCCGGTGTTTGTCGATACGGTGGATGAAGTGCCGGACGCGCTCTCAACAGTAGTGCGCGACGGCGACGTAGTGATCACGATGGGCGCGGGTTCGATCGGCGGTGTGCCGGGACGCCTCGCGCAAGAGACGAAGGTGTGA
- the ftsZ gene encoding cell division protein FtsZ gives MEFQMLETETNGTIIKVIGVGGAGGNAVQHMINKGVQGVDFIVMNTDAQALSRSRASAVIQLGNTGLGAGAKPEMGRAAAEEARERIADALRGAHMVFITAGMGGGTGTGAAPVVAQIAKEMGILTVGVVSKPFEFEGGKRMRVAEAGSQQLEDHVDSLIVVLNDKLFEVMGDDAEMDKCFQCADDVLNNAVAGIAEIINVDGLVNVDFEDVKTVMGEQGKAMMGTATVAGVDRARLAAEQAVASPLLEGVDLSGARGVLVNITSSRSLRLSETREVMNTIKSYAAEDATVIFGAVYDDAMGDALRVTVVATGLGRAAKKQQSAPMTLLRTGTDNQPISAHAAYAPSQSHASTADYGALDTPAVWRTSRDTAASHVQALQEKGVDTYDIPAFLRKQAD, from the coding sequence ATGGAATTCCAGATGCTGGAAACCGAAACGAACGGCACCATCATCAAGGTGATCGGAGTAGGTGGCGCTGGCGGCAATGCCGTTCAGCACATGATCAACAAAGGCGTGCAAGGCGTCGACTTCATCGTGATGAACACGGACGCGCAGGCTCTGTCGCGTTCGCGCGCTTCCGCGGTGATCCAGCTCGGCAACACGGGTCTGGGCGCCGGCGCCAAGCCGGAAATGGGCCGCGCCGCAGCAGAAGAAGCACGTGAGCGCATCGCCGACGCACTGCGCGGCGCGCACATGGTGTTCATCACCGCAGGCATGGGTGGCGGCACGGGCACGGGCGCAGCACCGGTGGTCGCGCAGATCGCCAAGGAAATGGGTATCTTGACTGTTGGCGTGGTCAGCAAGCCGTTCGAATTCGAAGGCGGCAAGCGCATGCGTGTAGCAGAAGCCGGATCGCAGCAACTGGAGGATCACGTCGACTCGCTGATCGTCGTTCTGAACGACAAGCTGTTCGAGGTGATGGGCGATGACGCCGAGATGGACAAGTGCTTCCAGTGCGCAGACGACGTTCTCAACAACGCAGTTGCCGGCATCGCGGAAATCATCAACGTCGACGGTCTGGTGAACGTCGACTTCGAAGACGTGAAGACGGTGATGGGCGAGCAGGGCAAGGCGATGATGGGCACGGCGACGGTTGCGGGCGTCGATCGCGCGCGTCTGGCCGCCGAGCAGGCTGTGGCCAGCCCGCTGCTGGAAGGGGTGGATCTGTCGGGCGCGCGCGGCGTGCTGGTCAACATCACGTCGAGCCGTTCGCTGCGTCTGTCGGAAACGCGCGAAGTGATGAACACCATCAAGAGCTACGCAGCAGAAGACGCAACCGTGATCTTCGGCGCGGTGTACGACGATGCAATGGGCGACGCGCTGCGCGTGACGGTCGTGGCAACGGGTCTGGGCCGTGCGGCGAAGAAGCAGCAATCGGCACCGATGACGCTGCTGCGCACCGGCACGGACAATCAGCCGATCAGCGCGCACGCTGCTTACGCACCGTCGCAGTCGCACGCGAGCACGGCTGATTATGGCGCGCTGGATACGCCGGCTGTGTGGCGCACGTCGCGCGATACGGCGGCTTCGCACGTGCAGGCGCTGCAGGAAAAGGGCGTCGATACGTACGACATTCCGGCGTTCTTGCGCAAGCAGGCGGACTGA
- the murD gene encoding UDP-N-acetylmuramoyl-L-alanine--D-glutamate ligase produces the protein MFGEKFRDRQKPMVLVLGLGESGLAMARWCARHGCRLRVADTREVPPNLSALEAHSVDAEFVGGPFSLSLLEGVELVAISPGLSPLAADLLPLITAARERDIPVWGELEFFAQALKTLGESGYVPKVIAITGTNGKTTTTSLTGLLCERAGKKVGVAGNISPAALDKLSEAIDNTALPDVWVLELSSFQLETAHTFSPDAAVVLNITQDHLDWHGGLDAYAAAKGRIFGPQTVRVLNRDDARVMALAPSDGDVAMVTFGLTEPKNDGDYGLLRDNGMIWLVEAHDRDASDEPAPTRRRKNDVAAPKDIALKRLMPADALRIRGLHNAANALAAYALARAIGLPGAPLLHGLREYRGEPHRVELIASIEGVDYVDDSKGTNVGATVAALDGLAQRAVLIAGGDGKGQDFEPLAEPVMRWCRAVMLIGRDAAQIRAALEDTGIAMTDHATLEDATRAATALAQPGDAVLLSPACASFDMFKGYAHRAAVFRSTVEDIAAERGTMI, from the coding sequence ATGTTTGGCGAGAAGTTTCGGGATCGGCAAAAGCCGATGGTGCTCGTGCTGGGACTCGGTGAATCCGGTCTCGCGATGGCGCGCTGGTGCGCGCGGCACGGCTGTCGGCTGCGTGTGGCCGATACGCGCGAGGTGCCGCCGAACCTGTCCGCGCTGGAAGCGCACAGCGTCGATGCCGAGTTCGTCGGCGGCCCGTTCTCGCTTTCGCTGCTCGAAGGCGTCGAGCTCGTGGCGATCAGCCCGGGTTTGTCGCCGCTCGCAGCCGATTTGCTGCCGCTGATCACCGCGGCGCGTGAGCGTGATATCCCTGTCTGGGGTGAACTCGAATTCTTCGCGCAAGCATTGAAGACGCTCGGAGAGAGCGGTTACGTGCCAAAGGTGATCGCGATCACCGGCACCAACGGCAAGACCACGACGACGAGCCTGACCGGCCTGCTGTGCGAACGCGCCGGCAAGAAGGTCGGCGTGGCGGGCAACATCAGCCCGGCCGCGCTCGACAAGCTCAGTGAAGCGATCGACAACACCGCGTTGCCCGACGTGTGGGTGCTGGAACTGTCGAGCTTCCAGCTGGAAACCGCGCACACGTTTTCCCCAGACGCAGCCGTCGTGCTGAATATCACGCAGGATCACCTGGATTGGCACGGCGGCCTCGATGCGTACGCCGCCGCGAAGGGCCGCATTTTCGGACCACAAACCGTACGGGTGCTGAATCGCGACGACGCCCGCGTGATGGCGCTGGCGCCGTCGGACGGCGACGTTGCGATGGTCACGTTCGGGCTCACCGAGCCGAAGAACGACGGCGACTATGGTCTGCTGCGCGACAACGGCATGATCTGGCTGGTCGAAGCGCACGATCGCGACGCCAGCGACGAACCCGCGCCGACGCGCCGTCGCAAGAACGACGTGGCGGCGCCGAAGGACATCGCGCTCAAGCGTCTGATGCCGGCGGACGCGCTGCGTATCCGCGGCCTGCACAACGCCGCCAACGCACTGGCTGCGTATGCATTGGCTCGCGCGATCGGTCTGCCTGGCGCGCCGCTCCTGCACGGCCTGCGCGAATACCGTGGCGAGCCGCATCGGGTGGAATTGATCGCGTCGATCGAAGGTGTCGATTACGTCGACGACAGCAAGGGCACCAATGTCGGTGCGACGGTTGCCGCGCTCGACGGCCTCGCGCAACGCGCGGTGCTGATCGCCGGCGGCGACGGCAAGGGGCAGGATTTCGAGCCGCTCGCCGAGCCGGTGATGCGCTGGTGCCGCGCTGTGATGCTGATCGGCCGCGACGCGGCGCAGATCCGCGCCGCGCTGGAAGACACCGGCATCGCGATGACCGACCACGCGACGCTCGAAGACGCGACGCGGGCCGCCACTGCATTGGCGCAGCCAGGGGACGCCGTGCTGCTGTCGCCGGCTTGCGCGAGCTTCGATATGTTCAAGGGTTACGCCCATCGCGCGGCGGTGTTCCGCAGCACGGTGGAAGACATCGCGGCTGAACGGGGAACAATGATATGA